The sequence below is a genomic window from Nicotiana tomentosiformis chromosome 6, ASM39032v3, whole genome shotgun sequence.
ACGGCtgcacctctgcctctaccacggcctctaccacagcctcggcctctcgtggccttGGCTGGttgtactggtggctggccctcttgaccggtagtacgagtcctcaccatctgtgagagaatgaaacaacagatgtttagttaataaaatcaatagattcgcacgacaagaattcaagaatgtggagtttcctaaaggttttgcagcctcctgaagataagtatagacgtttccataccgatccgcaagactctactaaacccgctcatgactcatgagacctatataacctaggctccGATACCaatcatcccggtgctaggggttcccttcagtttccgccgccagcaccagggagttattttgagtgtagggagcttgggcatatgtggaggcagtgtccttgtcgtcatagaggtctatctcagtagaggagtcagcctccgactacagcaccagctacctcaccatccgcccagtcagctcggggtagagGTTAATAtggttgctcagtatggttgactttgatgtgatattgggtatggattggttatctccatgtcatgttgttctagattgtcacgccaagacggtgatgttggctatgccgggaattccgagggttaagtggagcggttctgtagattatgtaccaagtagggtgatttcatatttgaaggctcagcacatggttgagaagggtttcctatcttatttggcttttgtgagggatgttagtgcagagactcctgtcattgattatgtttcggtggtacgtgattttctggatgtatttcctgcagacctaccggcctgacagggatattgaatttggtattaatttggtgccgggcactcagcccatttctattccaccgtatcgtatggcaccggcggagttgaaggaattgaaagaacagcttcaagaactcctcgataaggggtttattcggcctagtgtgtcaccttggggtgcacccgttctatttatgaagaagaaggatggttccatgagaatgtgtattgattacaagcagttaaacaaggtcacagtcaagaacaagtatcctttgcctcgtgttgatgatttattcgaccagcttcagggagcgagggtgttctccaagatcgatttgaggtccagttatcaccagctgaagattcgcgattcagatattcttaaagcagctttcaggacccgatatggccattatgagttcttggtaatgtcttttgggctgaccaatgccccaacaacgttcatgcatctgatgaacaatgtattctagccctatttggactcattcatcattgtattcattgacgacatcctggtgtactcccgTAGCTAGGAAGAGCACGCTccgcatttgagggttgtattgcagagattgagggaggagaagctttatgcaaagttctctaaatatgagttttggctcagttcagtagcattcttggggcacgtggtgtccagtgagggtattcaggtggatccaaagaagatagaggcagtgcagagttggcccagaccgtcctcagccacggagattaggagctttcttggcttggcaggttactaccgtcgctttgtggagggattttcatctattgcatcgcccttgaccaaattgacccaaaagggtgctccattcaggtggttggatgaatgtgaggagagctttcagaagctcaagactgctttgaccatagctccagtgttagttttgccatccgcttcaggttcttacaccgtgtattgtgatgcctcgaggataggcattggttgtgttttgatgcaggagggtagggtgattgcctatgcctcgcgctagTTGaaaacccatgagaagaactatcctatccatgatcttgagttagcagctattgttcaccccttgaagatttggcgtcattatttgagCCAGTTGATACTCACGTCATGGGGAACATCAAAAGTGATGCATGTTTGAGCCATTTGAAATTCACTTTGTCTAGGAAAAATCACATGAAACTGATAATGAAAAACAAGATCATGTTCGGTTCCTTTTAATTCGTTGCGCGCACGCACACAAATGAAATCGTATAAAGACAATTCGTATTTGATATAACTATCGTGCAAGTATTTTACCATTAAGAATCAAACAGTTTCTTGTTACAGATTATATATTGATCTATTTTCATTATAGGATATCCCCTTTCGCGAATGACTATTTATCCGAGTGATTTCTGATAGTTGGCTATGAttccatatttttagtgcattattacttaccttacattttggggctttaatgcaaaactatactatatttgtgcttaattgagtttattttatgtgtaggtacgttaaagacgaaattgggagcaaagtagagattttatgtgtattttatacactaaaagaatggagttatgattatttaattagtggATATATAAGGATTAAAGTTTAACATTACAAAGGAAGACAAAAGAGACAAATCAAAAGCAGACAAAAAGAAcaattgaaaaaagaaacaaaaacgtGAATTGGAAATGTTAAGCAACAAAATTGAATCGAAGCAGTAGCAGGCGTAGCGAGCTACCTTGCTCGCGTTAGAGCTGGCGTGGCAAGGATTAAAGCGAGCGATAGAGCTTGAGTCGCACGGGCTATAGCGAGATGAAGCTCAAGTTTTGCCTCGCGCCGCGAGGGTGTTCCAgtttttaaagcctattttgtctcctttttggttttggactCGGTTATTTCATCTAGACtttttccctacacatataaatagtcattaaacaccatttttagaggagtttttgcgaccggaggcaaaaacatcacgtggaacaacttttggaagagaaaatcatcgagttcttcattcctttatcttttctttgtaatttgtttatgcaaaatacttgaaaaaATGTTAatacgaacatgagtggctaagcactctagttcTAGGGTTGTTGTTGACATGATTATTAccgtttattaattacatcttcgttaattcggattatcatcttgtggttgtttctttaattctagttttaacttgtgaattgttgtagctaccaattcaccctactatctatgctatgcttggggaAAGCTGTGCTTAGATTaaagtagaattagagagagcttgtttctgaaacCGTGGCTCGGGGGACGATTtcacggttaggataggaatatacctaacagtcttgcttaattgaataccgtattatattcgttcatgatagactcaataccataggaatataggattgatatattatgggcaggcgagtagtattgtgtgaacatgctattcatataaacgatccaGTTAATTAGCAAAcatagataatctggattaacgagtgtgattattgaacttaataggattgataaaccaaccacaacACTGGAATTTTCACCTCCTCTGAATTAAAATCTCATCATACAcatttgcattcttgataaattagttgttacttatttaattttcgcaatagtagattaatagaaaaatatcACTCCTAAATATCTtggacaattaattaattttagtttgcttagttgacAATTGGTCTAAGtctttgtgggttcgacatccaactttcgagtcactttatttttggtgccgttgccggggacttagttattgattgtttatctaagttaagcttttattcgttatttgttcaagttaaaatttttagtttgctttatttgtgataacgcaggctcttctcttgaatgcggaggaatAGAAGCGCAAACAATAtccttcctcttgatcctgagattgaacgaacacttcatagagtgaggagggaagttGAAGCTAGAACTAGAATTGAAAGAGAGTTGAACATCATAGTTCAACCacaaccaatagagatggcaggtaatgaaagGCGTCCGATGATAGAAgctgcaaggcccaatcttgctaatatgactcagacAATTGTGAAGCCTGAGATCACGGGtcactttgaactcaaacagtacatggtacagctgattcagtccataGGGCAATATGTGGGTTTATCTCttgaagacccgcagaggcacattcagaacttcctgGAAATTACAGACACGTACAATTATCTGAACATTTCCATGGACTATGTCAGGCTAACACTGTTTCCCTTTTCACTGCTAGGGGAAGCTAGGGAATGGTTGTAAAAGTagcccgcgaactcaatccacaatgggaatgatttagcaaggaaattcttaataAAGTTTTTttcccactaagaagacaaagtcgctgaggagccagaTTCTTTGGTTTCAACAATGAGATGGCGAGACTCTTCGttaagcttgggaaagatacaagaagctactcagagactacccacatcattgtcagactgatgaggtgttGAGTCACACTTTCGTTGATGGGTTGGatgaggcatcaaagatgaatcttgactcagcatgtgggggtagttgcatagcaagaccgtatagtgagatCCAGATCATGCTAAACAATTTCACTGCTACTAATAATAATTGACGAGGATATGGGGAACCACGAAGAGCACTTAAACAAAAGGCAGCATGTGTGATCGAGCATGATGATTTCTCAGCCATCAGGGCAGATATAGAGAGAttagcaaatcagatgaataagaTGACAATGCACCAAGAACAACAGATGCAGCATGTACAACAGATGTGTACTTGCTGCGAGTTATGTGGTGAAGGTCACACAAGTGACATATGGCCCGTGAATCCTGAATCCATCTACTGCGTGGGGTAACAAGCTAGAGGGCCGATGAATCAaaatgctcaatatggtaacacatacaatccgaactggaggaatcatcctaacttctcttaAGGTAGAAATCATAACATCAGGACTCAAGTGAATTATAATCATCCACCTCAACCTCCACAGCAATCAGAAGAAAGTTTGACTGACATGATGAAAAAGCTCTTGTTAGACAATCAGAAAGTTATGgctgagaatcaacaattgatCACAGAGCTTAAAAATCTAGAGAGATAGTTTGGGCAAATGGCTAACAATCAGAATATTAGACCTGTTGGAGCTCTCCCAAGTGATACAGAGAAAAATCCTCAAGTCAATGTAGTGACGTTGAGAAATGGGAGAGATTTAGTAGAAATGCCTAAGAAGAAAAAGGAGCAGTGTGGtctcgaagaagaaagagtgcCAAAATAGAGTCTGAGCAAATATCAGAGAGGGTGCTACCTCCTTTTCCTCAAAGACTGAGAAAGAAGAATGATGACCACATATTTCAAAAATTTTTAGATATGCTGAAGCAGATACACTTGAACATCTCTTTGGTGGACATGCTCCGTGAGGTcccaaaatatgcaaaatatattAAGGATATAGTGGCAAATAAGAGAAGGTTAACTGAATTTGAGACCGgcgcacttactgaggagtgcacttccaggattcaacataagcttccacaaaagcttaaggatccgggTACTTTTACCATCCCCGTGAGGATTTGTGAAATTGATGTAGGTagagccttgtgtgatttgggagcaagtATCAATCTGATATCATTGTCAATGTTCAAACAATTGGGATTAGGAGCTCTGAGACCCACCACGGTGCTGCTACAGTTAGCTGACAGATCTAATGTTTATCCTGAGGGGGTAATTGAGGACGTCTTGCTGCAGATTGCGAAGTTTATTTTCCCTGCAGATTTTATGATCCTGGACTACGAGGCTGAGGAGTTAGTTCCTATCATCTTGGGATGACCTCTTTTGTCCACTGGAGATACCATTATCAAAGTCTGAGAAGGTAAGATGATCCTGAGGGTGGACAATGAAGAAGTGGTCTTCAATGTATATCGAGCCATTCAGTTGCCACGTCATTACGAGGACCTGGCCATGATTTTTGTGGTGAAGATAAATGAACTAGCCGTAAAGCCAAGTGCATTTAAAGAAGATGCACTAGAAAAGGAATTGATGTTGTTCAATCACTTAGAACTGGAAAAAGAGGTTGAGGAAATGTTGCAAATTTTGGATGCATCTTGTGAATACATAAGAGAAAGATCCCAGTTTGAGCCTCTGGATAGGCCAATCGGCCTGCCCCCTAGACCCTCAGTTGAGGAGGCTCCAAAACTGGAACTTAAACCCTTACCATCTCATCTTCATTATGCATATTTGGGTAGTTCTAACACTTTACCTGTGATTGTTTCTTCTCATTTGTcaaaattgcaggaagaaaagctcttAAGGGTGCTGAGGGAGCACAAACATGCCATTGGTTGGACAATGTCTGAAATAAAGGGTATTATCCCTGCATTCTGCATGCATAAAATACTCATGGATGAGGGACACAAGCCTAGCATGGAACATCAACGCCGCCttaatccaatcatgaaagaggtggtaagaaaataAATGATTAAGTAGCTCGACCCAGGTATTGTATTTCCCATCTCTGATAGTAAGTGGGTTAGCCCTGTTCAATGTGTACCTAAAAAGGGGGGTATGACTGTTGTAGTGAATGAACAAAATGAATTAATTCCAACTAGGACTGTGACTGGTTGGCGAATATGCATAGATTATAGGAAGTTGAATAATGCTACATGAAAAGATCACTTCCCCCTCcccttcattgatcaaatgcttgataggttaacCAGACAGGAATactattatttccttgatggctattcggggtataatcagattgttaTTGCCTCGGATAATCAAGAAAAGACCACTTTTACATGCCCTTATGGCACTTATGCATTTAAGAGAATGCCATTCGGgttgtgtaatgcacctgcgacttttcaaaggtgtatgatggctattttcaccaaTATGGTGGAACGGTTTGTGGAggtttttatggatgatttttctgtgtttggtccTTCTTTTGATGAATGCTTGACCAATCTTGCTAAAGTGCTTTCCAGGTGTGAGGAGACTAATCTGGTACTGAATTGGGAAAAGTATCATTTTATGatacgtgaaggtatagtgctggggcacaaggtgtccaaagATGGACTGGAAGTTGACAAAGCTAAGGTGGAAGCAATTGAAAAGTTGCCACCACCGATTTCAGTGAAAGGAGTTAGGAGTTTTCTGggacatgcaggtttttatcgccgatttataaaggatttctcaaaattttcttctcctttgtgcaggttgTTATAGAAGGATGTGCTGTTCAATTTTGACGATGCTTGTCTGAAAGCATTCGAGGAGCAGAAAAAGAAATTAGTGAGTGCACCAATCATTGTGGCTCCTGACTGGAAAGAGacatttgagctgatgtgtgacgCTAGTGATGGTGCAATTGGGGCCGTGTTGGGCCAGAGGAGGAGCAAAATTTTTCACTCCATTTACTACGCAAGAAAGACTTTTATTCCTGCTCAAATAAATTATATTGTGATAGAAAAGGAGTTTCTTGCTGTAGTGTGGGTGTTCGATAAATTTTGGGCCTATTTGGTTggcaccaaagtcatcgtctacacagaccaTGCAGCCATCAAGTATTTGTTCGAAAAGAAAGATGCTAAACTAAGGCTAATCTGTTGGGTTTTACTCTTGCAGGAATTTGATTTGAAGATCCGAGACCGTaaaggaacagagaatcaagtggctgatcacttatcCAGGTGAGAAACTAGGAATCATGTAGCTGAGGGAGATGTCATCAAGGAAACATTCCCGGATGAGCAATTGTTGGCCATTACTGCTGGGGAGGTGCGATGGCATGCAGAATTTGTGAACTATCTGGCAAGTGGAGAGATGCCGCCTGATCTTGAAACTTATGCTAAAAAGAAGTTCTAGCGAGATGTGAGGTCAtatgtgtgggatgagccatttcTGTTCAAATCTTGTACCGATCAGTTAATGAGAAGATGTGTGCCTGAATTTGAAATAAATGTTATCTTACATGACTGTCATGCGTCGCCTTATGGTGGTTATTATGCGGGTGACAAAACGGCAGCTAAGGTGTtgcaatcaggtttttattggcctagGGTGTTTAAAGATGCACATGAGTTTGTGAGGAGGTGTGATAGGTGCCAGAGAATAGGAACAATCATGAAAAGGCATGAGATGCCATTGCACGGTATTATGGAGgttgacatttttgatgtgtggggaattgattttatgggtccgtttccCTTGTCCAGTGGGTGTAAGTACATTTTGGTGGCCGTTGACTATGTGtcgaagtgggtggaggccattgctcttcctaccaATGATGCCAAGGTTGTGGTCAACTTTGTGAAAAAGCATATCTTTACAAGGTTCGGCACTCTGAGAGTGATAATTAGTGATGGGGGCACCCATTTCTGTAACAAGCTCTTGGACAATGTCTTAGCGCAATATGGGGTCAAACATAAAGCAGATCCTGGAGAAGACGGTTAGTGCAAGTAGGAAAGATTGGGCTGCAaagcttgatgatgctctatgggcatACCGGATTGCCTACAAAACTCCAATCGGATTCTCCCCTTACAAGctagtttatgggaaggcatgccatttaccgatggaacttgagcacaaggcctatTGGGCGATAAAGAAGCTGAACTTTGATGAAAAATTAGTGGGTAGAAAGCGGGTAATGTAAttgaacgagcttgatgagtttcgctcGCATGCATATGAGAATGCCAagttgtataaagaaaagaccaatcgctggcatgataagcatatccaccaTCGCGAGTTCGAACCGGGCCAATTGGTTCTCTTGTTCAATTCGAGGTTAATACTCATTCCGGGGAAGCTCAAATCGAGATGGTCGGGCCCGTTTGAGGTAGTGAGAGCCACTCCACATGGTGCAATTGAGCTGCGCCTCTTAGGTGGCGAGAGGACGTTCATAGTGAACGGTCAAAGAGTAAAGCACTATTATGGAGGTGACTTTGATCGTCAGAAGTCAAAGGTGTTACTTACCAATGACTGGATGAGATTCTgtgtcgtgtcgcgacgttaaatcaggcgcttgttgggaggcaatccatctttactgctttcttttatttttattttttatcttattattgctgtagtgttttttttttttacaggattataagcataggaggcaaagccattggaagtgtgcaaaagcgagttagatggtgagaactaagtgtggggtgcacaaaagatgtcatgacccaaaatcccgccacaggcgttgtgatggcacctagtctctgatactaggtaagccaatttcaattatatttttgaagccatttttttgaattaaataagtaatcaaaactaacagcggaacaaataagaatatacaacctcccaagactggtagtactaagtcacgaactctaactgaatacatggaatgctCACGAGGATCAAATAtaaaatactgtttgattaaaaattaacagtataatgaaatgaacagactccacgggactgcgacgaccaagcagctctaccttgaatcctttcgatcacactctaactctgtccgggtccgatacctccaatacctggctctgcacaaaaatgtacagaagtgtagtatgagtacaccacggtcggtacccagtaagtatcaagataaacctcagtggagtagagacgaggtacagtcaagacactcactagtctaataacctgtgcaatatagtatacaaaataatactcgaaaataactagcaatgataacaacaaaatcaactagtgatataacaacaatgcaacaagaacatcataattattgctcagatgaataaggaacacaagtacaaccaattaatcaagtccttcaaatataaattctttcgttatatgtttttcaaataataatcttcaggatataatacttttcaataaatatattttcaattaaaagtcaccatgtgacaccttatttcacaatcataaaaattacgggtctcagcccactttcataattttccacagcacctcgtgcccatatttctatcaccatcacacggacaactcacgtgtcaaaatattaatgtatatacgatccgcaggatcaatttattttcactaaagtaaggttaaaatatttaaatcaagtaagaaatcaacaaaggaatgaatttattttagaaatcatatgggtgaagaaaatgacatttcaattaaaatgaagcatccgatCACTACTAATtcggatgtaaaatttattaaattaaaacagaataGCAATTTCTTCTATTCGAAACAACTCAAttctcgaaaaccagtaaaaaccataaacacaaatctGCAAAGTCTTGTACAAAGaaccaaagccaacacaatacaacaaggaatacaaaacacataataaaatcaaataatacatcacggaagaacacaagaatttacatatcacggaaaaataaaataaccaaaagcaagtgcatccatagaaaaatatcaacaaaagggcactgccgaggtacctcctcgtagtcccaaaagtaaatatgcaagacaggggggatctcccgaaatatcattccgtagttccaaagtaaatatgcagggcaggaggatctcccggaataccgttccgtagtcccaaagtaaatatgcaaggtagggggatctcccagaataccgttctgtagtcccaaagtaaatatgcaaggcagggggatctcccagaataccgttccgtagtcccaaagtaaatatgcagggcagggggatctcccggaatatcattccgtagtcccaaagtaaatatgcagggaagggggatctcccggaataccgttctgtagtcccaaagtaaatatgatttcaacaactgcacatcaagtgctcacatagctcaaatggctcatcaagtgctcaaatattacaatatatcacaaattgcaaatcgagtgctcaaatatttcaacatgccacaaaaatcaacaatacatcattttaCACAATAAgcagcccatggctcgaccataatgttcacaaaatcttaacaaaaatatccgggagtgaacagctcaacaaaataatatttcacataaattcaaggtggtaatcacaccaaatcatcatagaaaaataatttcaacaaacaatgatctaggcatgacaaatagaggatttaataagtgccaataatttccaacttaatacctaagggcgtctaaggattttaatcaacaaaattttcacatataaaccaagtacatactcgtcacctcgcatacatggttttcaattacataatttgcacataatactcaatgcctaaggggtatttcccccactcgaggttaaacaagacacttacctttttgaagttatgccgatattccaaaatcgccttcttgcttgaattaacctaTGAatcgctcaaatctatccaaattaattgtataactttattaaaattcatcggaaacaattctggataataatacgccgacttaaaaatttcatccaaaaagtcaacaaaagtcaatgcgggacccgcccctcggaacccgacataattattcatgaaatccgaatacccatcccgatacgagttcaaccataccaattttattgaattccattaacaactcgacctccaaatcttaaatttttgtttttggaagctttttacaaaaatcttgatttcttccattaaaatccgaattaaaacgatgaatataatcatagattcatgaaatataaatagtttaggatatagaacacttaccccaatccatatggtgaaaattgccttaaaaatcgcttcaatccgagctccatagctccaactatgttaaaaatggctgaaacctcgaaatatagctactaccCAGGTATTTACTCTCCGCAATCGCGGAAACTGATTTGCGATCGTgcagcctaaaatttttcagccccaaaattgctcttcgcgattgcgaagaacaaactccccaactcttccagacaacctctagtataatggtcataactttatatacaaaactccaaatgatgaatggtttaactttatgaaacctagactccaagggctataactttcatttgtttctcatctcccagttctttatatatttctagatataagctcccaaagttagtcctatgcaatagagatttccaaactctttccagacagcctgtagtgtatctacCATATCTTCTTGTACACACCTTCAAATGACAAATAATATACCTTTCtcaaaactagacacaaagaactacaactttcatttttggatcatctccaaattccttatagagtgcgagatatgagcttccaaagtTGGGTCAGTGCGGTAggagtttcct
It includes:
- the LOC138894693 gene encoding uncharacterized protein, with protein sequence MANNQNIRPVGALPSDTEKNPQVNVVTLRNGRDLVEMPKKKKEQCDMLKQIHLNISLVDMLREVPKYAKYIKDIVANKRRLTEFETGALTEECTSRIQHKLPQKLKDPGTFTIPVRICEIDVGRALCDLGASINLISLSMFKQLGLGALRPTTVLLQLADRSNVYPEGVIEDVLLQIAKFIFPADFMILDYEAEELVPIILG